From one Lycium ferocissimum isolate CSIRO_LF1 chromosome 7, AGI_CSIRO_Lferr_CH_V1, whole genome shotgun sequence genomic stretch:
- the LOC132061898 gene encoding uncharacterized protein LOC132061898 has product MDLADTIKDENEASNQDRAKAMICLRHHLDESLKMEYLTVKDPLMLWNNLKDRDDHLKMVVLPQASFDWIHLRLQDVKSIRVYNSAMFKIISQLKLCGENITDHDMLEKTFSTFHPRVCSCSSNTEK; this is encoded by the coding sequence ATGGATCTGGCAGACACTATCAAAGATGAAAATGAGGCATCGAATCAAGACCGTGCCAAGGCAATGATATGCCTTCGCCATCACCTTGATGAGAgcttgaaaatggaatatctcaCTGTTAAAGATCCTCTTATGCTATGGAATAATTTAAAAGATAGAGATGACCACCTGAAGATGGTTGTGCTTCCACAAGCAAGTTTTGATTGGATTCATCTGAGGCTACAAGATGTTAAATCTATTCGGGTGTATAATTCTGccatgtttaaaattatttctcaattgaaattatgtggtgaaaatatCACTGATCATGATATGCTGGAGAAAACATTCTCCACTTTTCACCCCCGAGTATGCTCCTGTAGCAGCAATACCGAGAAatga
- the LOC132062499 gene encoding uncharacterized protein C24B11.05: METVARSDNLKYECLLFDMDDTLYPLSSGVNLACRKNIEEYMLHQLNIEETEVPKMCLELYKEYGTTMAGLKELGYEFDNDKFHEFVHGRLPYEVLKPDPLLGNLLLSMPQRKIIFTNGDKAHAIRVLSRLGLGDCFEGIICFETLNPPSEDTDDDEAASRRRILCKPSVKAMEAAIRIANLDPNKTIFFDDSPRNIASGKQAGLHTVIVGTSALVAGADHALRSIHNIKEALPQIWEKEGEYPQQIIHSNAAELTVVQQA; encoded by the exons ATGGAAACTGTTGCAAGGTCTGACAATCTTAAGTACGAGTGCCTGCTGTTTG aTATGGATGACACTTTGTATCCTCTTAGCTCAGGTGTCAACCTAGCTTGTCGCAAAAATATAGAAG AGTATATGTTGCATCAACTGAATATTGAAGAAACTGAAGTGCCAAAAATGTGCTTGGAACTATACAAGGAGTATGGGACAACAATGGCAGGCTTGAAG GAGCTAGGGTACGAATTTGACAATGacaagtttcatgaatttgtgcATGGAAGATTGCCGTATGAGGTGCTAAAACCTGATCCACTGCTGGGGAACCTCCTCCTTTCCATGCCACAGCGCAAAATT ATATTCACAAACGGGGATAAAGCGCATGCAATTAGAGTGCTGAGTAGGCTGGGGCTGGGAGATTGTTTTGAAGGTATTATATGCTTTGAAACTCTGAATCCTCCCTCAGAAGATACTGATGATGATGAGGCTGCTAGTCGTCGTCGTATTTTATGCAAGCCTTCGGTGAAAGCAATGGAGGCTGCCATTCGGATTGCAAACCTTGATCCTAACAAAACT ATTTTTTTCGATGACAGCCCCCGGAACATAGCAAGTGGCAAACAAGCTGGACTGCATACTGTTATT GTGGGGACGTCAGCTTTGGTGGCAGGGGCAGATCACGCCTTGAGGAGCATACACAACATCAAAGAAGCCCTTCCTCAAATAtgggaaaaagaaggagaatacCCACAGCAAATTATCCATTCCAATGCCGCTGAACTAACTGTAGTACAACAAGCATAA
- the LOC132063275 gene encoding protein ABC transporter 1, mitochondrial translates to MAFLKDIARIADGLSLVAKEAVNRQRGNNLQSLIKNTLLSATDLTGLTKGKVRHFDKEIDNTNPDSNKQSVVYFTDHDEKPSTSNSSTLTSEPQIERHFEPKEVTAPEFHEHVEPPPQVAGTLREVDSQKESISAEAVVAASPLPKRQRKLRERKVPTTSFSRALGFAGLGAGLAWGTLQESTKRLVFGTPNVQGKQSALSPYLSEKNAERLALALCRMRGAALKLGQMLSIQDESVVPAPILAALDIVRQGADVMPRSQLNQVLSSELGHDWSSKLKSFDYEPMAAASIGQVHRAFTKDGIEVAMKIQYPGVADSIESDIENVKLLLGYTNLIPQGLYLDNAMKVAKEELSRECDYELEAKNQKRFGMLLSGTKGFYVPVVIDDLSSKRVLTSELVPGIPIDKVTSLDQETRNYVGRKLLKLTLMELFVFRFMQTDPNWSNFLYDESERIINLIDFGAARDYPKNFVDDYLRMVFACANNDREAIIKLSQRLGFLTGEESEIMKETHVQAGFVVGLPFSKPGGYDFRANNITKSISNLGATMLRHRLTPPPEEAYSLHRKLSGAFLACIKLGAVVPCRDLLLEVYEKYEFGEHDSETLASGSES, encoded by the exons ATGGCATTCTTGAAAGACATAGCGAGGATTGCAGATGGGTTATCTTTGGTCGCTAAAGAGGCTGTCAACCGTCAACGCGGCAACAACTTGCAATCGTTAATTAAGAATACTCTTCTCTCTGCCACCGACTTAACAGGTCTCACTAAGGGCAAAGTTCGACATTTTGACAAGGAGATCGATAATACAAATCCTGATTCGAATAAACAAAGTGTGGTTTACTTCACTGATCATGATGAGAAACCTAGCACCTCTAATTCTAGTACGTTAACTTCTGAGCCCCAAATTGAACGCCATTTTGAGCCTAAGGAAGTTACTGCACCTGAATTTCATGAACATGTAGAGCCTCCACCTCAGGTTGCTGGAACATTAAGGGAGGTTGATTCTCAGAAAGAATCAATCTCTGCTGAAGCTGTAGTTGCTGCTAGTCCGTTGCCGAAAAGGCAGAGGAAGCTACGAGAGAGGAAAGTGCCAACGACTTCTTTCTCTAGAGCTCTTGG GTTTGCGGGCCTTGGAGCTGGTCTTGCTTGGGGTACACTTCAAGAATCTACCAAGAGGCTTGTTTTTGGTACACCAAACGTGCAAGGCAAACAATCTGCTCTATCCCCCTATCTCTCTGAGAAAAATGCAGAACGTCTGGCTCTTGCATTATGTAGAATGCGTGGAGCAGCTCTAAAACTGGGGCAGATGTTAAGCATCCAAGATGAATCTGTGGTTCCGGCTCCG ATCTTAGCTGCTTTGGACATTGTCCGTCAAGGTGCAGATGTTATGCCTAGGAGTCAGCTTAATCAAGTATTGAGCAGTGAATTAGGTCATGATTGGTCGTCGAAGTTGAAGAGTTTCGATTATGAGCCGATGGCAGCAGCAAGCATTGGGCAG GTCCACCGGGCTTTCACAAAGGACGGCATAGAGGTTGCTATGAAAATACAGTACCCAGGTGTTGCTGATAGCATTGAGAGTGACATTGAAAATGTGAAACTTCTCTTAGGTTACACAAACCTAATACCACAGGGTCTGTACCTTGACAATGCGATGAAG GTGGCCAAAGAAGAACTTTCTCGTGAATGCGACTATGAGCTGGAAgcgaaaaatcaaaaaagattTGGCATGCTATTATCTGGCACAAAGGGATTTTATGTTCCGGTGGTCATAGATGATTTATCAAGTAAACGAGTACTGACTTCAGAACTCGTTCCTG GAATCCCAATTGACAAGGTGACGTCACTGGATCAAGAGACTCGGAACTATGTCGGAAGGAAATTGCTCAAGCTTACTCTGATGGAGTTGTTTGTTTTTCGTTTCATGCAG ACCGATCCAAACTGGAGCAATTTCCTCTATGATGAGTCTGAGAGAATAATCAATCTTATTGACTTTGGAGCAGCTCGCGACTACCCCAAAAATTTTGTGGATGATTATCTGAGAATG GTTTTTGCTTGCGCAAACAATGACCGGGAAGCAATAATAAAGTTGTCTCAGAGGCTTGGTTTCCTCACAGGCGAAGAATCTGAAATAATGAAGGAGACACATGTTCAGGCAGGTTTTGTTGTGGGGTTGCCATTTTCAAAGCCTGGAGGCTATGATTTTCGAGCTAACAATATTACTAAAAGCATTTCAAATCTTGGTGCTACAATGCTGAGGCACAGGCTGACACCGCCACCTGAGGAGGCTTACAGTCTTCACCGTAAGCTTTCTGGAGCGTTCCTTGCTTGCATAAAGCTTGGGGCTGTTGTGCCATGCAGGGATCTCTTGCTTGAAGTGTACGAGAAATATGAGTTTGGTGAACATGATAGTGAAACATTGGCAAGTGGATCAGAGTCATGA